The DNA region ttctctcttcctCCGATCGCCTCAATCAATCCTTTCGCCTGCTGATCCATCGGTTTTTCGCTCTTTCGATCAATCTCTCGCGTCCAACAAGGTAAACTCTTTATTATTCTCGCTTTCACCCTGTGGATTTGAGCAATTGATTATCAGTTTTCCCTAATGCTTAGGGAGGTTTGTTTGATGATTATGTCTGGGTTTTATCTATTTAGGGTTTCTGATTGCTGAAAGGAGTGTCTTGTTAGGCGGGTGTTGTATTATAATGTATTTAAGGATAAAAATGGAGTCTTTTATGATTTGTCTAACTTGAAATCTGTATTATTAATTGTGTGTAGAGGGAGTGTAGATATGGCTAGTGGAATTGGGGAAGCGACGAGCAGAGGGGTGCCCCAGAGTTCTTCTTCCTCTAATGGAAGTGATGCTGGGGATTTTGAGTGCAATATTTGCTTTGACTTAGCACAAGACCCAATTGTTACACTGTGTGGACACCTATTCTGCTGGCCTTGCCTTTACAGATGGCTTCACATTCACTCACGCTCTAGTGAATGCCCTGTATGCAAGGCTCTTGTTGAGGAGGAAAAGTTGGTTCCTTTGTATGGTCGAGGAAAGAGCTCGACTGATCCCCGGTCCAAGTCTATTCCCGGGGTGGAAATCCCGCATCGCCCCACGGGACAGAGGCCCGAAACTGCTCCTCCACCACAGGCCAATGCGTTTCCACAGCATGATTTTGGATTTGGGAATGGATTAGGGGGTTTTGCCCCGGGTGGAGTTGCAAGGATGGGGAACTTTGCCCTCTCTGCTGCATTTGGTGGTCTCGTTCCATCGTTGTTTGGGAACTTTGCACTCTCCGCTGCATTTGGTGGTCTCATGCCGGCATTCAACATCCAAGTGAATGGTTTCCCCGATGCCACAGTGTATGGAGCAGCTGCTGGCCATCCATATGGATATCCAAACACATTTCACGGTGTTCACGCTCACGGTGTCCACTCTCATAGGTTCTCTCACCGCTCAATTCAGCAACAGCAGGCTGATACTGCCCTGAAGGTGCTGTGTTTGGTAATCGGTTTCTTTGTGTTCCTTGCTCTAATTTGGAATTAAGGTGAATGAATTTGCCTTTGGAGATCGAATTTCTGACACACTATTTAGTATTACCACATTTATCGTCTGTATATCAGTTAGTTAGTCATTTGCCTCTcttggttgaaaaaattgtccATATAAAACACATGTTGGAAGTTTGTAGGCTGCCTTTACCATAACCTTTGTAATTTAAATTATCTCTGGAGCTGCAAATTTATCCTCATCTTGCTCAATTGCCACCTTGCACTCTTTGTATCATCAGCATTATTACCCGCAATTTCTAAGTTTAAACTCTCAATCTGAAGCTTGTTGATGTGTGCTGTTCTGAGTAATTGCTAACACATGTATTTTATTACTCTAATTTATAATCAGCCACAGCCTTTGTGTACAGAGAAGTATTTGCATTATATATTGTACAGGAGTGacaaattttattagttttttttaatcaagaaaCCAGTAGACTACAAGTAGCACAACTAAGCACTGAACTAATCACATGGTTGTGTTTGATTAGTTACAGCACATTCTGGTTTGCAAATAATTGAAGGCTGTAGTAGCAGCATTATTGTTTGCTTCTCCTAAATGCTTTAACTTTCTTGCAGACTTGAATTACTGCAATGACCTTTTCTTGAAAAGTATTACTATATTGAGTTTTTATTAACCTATTACCATTCATAAACTTGTCCAAATCGCGTTGGAAAATGTGATATCTGAGACTGAACAGGACAGCATTTCAACTAAATCAGCTTCTGTGTAGTGCATATATCATGTTAATCCTTCACTCAAGATCTAGTTGTAGTTATTATCTGAATGAGTACTTCAAGATGGACAAGAACAAGATGCTCCTGAAAAGTGAATTCACTTTGGAGTACAGCTACTACTCATATCATATTCATAGTTGTCCTCGGGAATGTTTCAGTGCAGCAAAGATTCAAATCCAAACCCAGATATTTTTTTGTGGCAAGTATTGCCATTGTTCTGTGCAACTGGATGGTGGGGATGTGGGAATTTTCTTCATTCTGTTCTTTGTACTTCAATTGCCACTGACATCAAGTGGTCAAATTATTCCTGAACCATTGGCTTTTGGCATGCAATAACCACTCGGTTTAATCATTTACTTAATAGCTGCACTGATATCATGTCTTCATTGTTGTTTCATTGTTTCAGCTGAGGTTGATTACATGATCATATCATGACCATAACACATCTTTGTTGTTACGTTACAGTTCTGATAGTGTTATTATAATTAAGCTCTTTTTATGGAGACTAGGAATTGCAGAAACTAAGAATGTTGTGAATTTAAGAACAGGAAGGCTAGGAATAAGGAGAAAGGAAGGGACACTGAACAGATTAATTGCCATGTGCTTTTTCTTGACAGCCAAATGGGGCAGACTTCTTTTTCAGGCACAGGTGCAGTGTTCAATTTCATCTGAGTGCTGATTGGTTCATTTCCGCGTGaataattgctttatttttctaGTCTTTATTCTTTTCAGACAACATTAGCTTTGACACCTAACCAACCCAGGCTTTCTTAAAGTTTCCAGGTGTGCCAAATCTTTGTGCTTGCCCCCTCATGTTTTTGAGGGCCTGTAATTGTAACTAGCAAGAAACCCGCAACCACTATCAAAGGGCgtatattagattattagatATAAATCTTGCTTCTGTGTTATAGTCCACACATAATGTGATAAATAGTATTATGTGCGACAGACTCAACTGAGAAGGTGTTAGGAGAAATAGAACTTTTTGCCGATCACCAAGGTGGttcaaaaagttaaaaaatgaagaatttttaTGTGTTGTCATGGTGACATAATATTTGGTCATGCTATTAATGATGTTGATAAATATGGGATCTAAAACCCttgcataatataataaatgtttGGTGTAGTCTTCATGGCCTCGTACAATGTACTGAAATGAAAGATAATGTCCCTTGTACCTGTGCATGGAAGCctattatatactccgtaccATACAAGTTTCTTGTTTTCATGATAAGATGGCTTCAGCATGGGAGACTTGATTTTAGATATCCAAACCAtgtgctagctagctaggaacAATTATAAAACATCAGACTATCAATGTTTCCCATTCcatgtttaatgtttttttttttttttttccttttaatcttTAGATAGATGTTCTACACCTCAGATCATTTTACCTGAAGATTTTAGATTTGATATGTATTTTCGTAGTCCCATGAATTTAGTGACATTCACTATATTGGTACACACCTACAAGTCTACGACTATAAGTTATGAAAATTGTCACCATAAATTCACGATTTTTGTTTTTCATCACTTGAAGTCCTTCTCATTAGAAATCCAATGAAATTTCACTAAATTTTGTTatgatagatttttttttggggtgatgATGAAAACCCACAACTAGAATTTGAGGGCGTGCGCTTGGTAAACATACTCTTACgtattaatttacaaatcaaCCCAAtgaggtagctcaagtggcaagtgagtttTCTCTACAATGAGTTTGACGGCGGTGGGCTAAGAGGTCATTTTAATTCCGGCAGCAAAGTCCATCCGGTGACGGATGACAAGTCGTCAGACTCGACCGTCATTCTGCCGTCGCCGATCGCCGGATTTTCTCTTGAACAGTAAATGACCTGCAATAGTTggacattttaaatatttagggagaccatttttcctaatatatatatcttattagACTAAAGTGTGAAGACACTTGAGACGAAGGATTACGCCTGTCCATAACTACAATTTCCACTCCGCATTCAAGAAGGTGGCAGAAATTGTAGGATTTGTCGAAATGGGTTGTTGCCAAGGTGCAATGTCGTTTTTGGTAACCTGAAAAAAACTGTCAATTACATATCATCAGATTATTCAATTCCA from Ipomoea triloba cultivar NCNSP0323 chromosome 6, ASM357664v1 includes:
- the LOC116022143 gene encoding E3 ubiquitin ligase rnf-5-like, whose amino-acid sequence is MASGIGEATSRGVPQSSSSSNGSDAGDFECNICFDLAQDPIVTLCGHLFCWPCLYRWLHIHSRSSECPVCKALVEEEKLVPLYGRGKSSTDPRSKSIPGVEIPHRPTGQRPETAPPPQANAFPQHDFGFGNGLGGFAPGGVARMGNFALSAAFGGLVPSLFGNFALSAAFGGLMPAFNIQVNGFPDATVYGAAAGHPYGYPNTFHGVHAHGVHSHRFSHRSIQQQQADTALKVLCLVIGFFVFLALIWN